Within Runella rosea, the genomic segment AATCTGTGTAAGCCATAATTTAGGAGCAAATGCTTTGATTGAAACAAAGGGGATTTATAATGAACGTTTTCAAAGAAATCAATTAATAAATAATCTCCCACTAAACTCTCAATTTTGCGCTGCTGTTTTAAGAATTGTTGACATTTTAGACTTCGATAAAGAGAGAACACCTAAATCCCTATTTAACTCATTAGGCATTCAAAATAAATTGCTTCCTGGTTTTGAAATATCTTTAAGAGAATGGAATAAACATTTATCTATTCATTCTATAGCTATATATGACAACGAAATAGTAATTTCGGGAGATAGTCGCCATCCAACGATTGAGCACACTATAAAAGAGTTCTGTAAGATTATTGAGTCAGAAATAAGAGAGACACAGACGATAATAAATTCGAACTCTCAAGAAGTTCAATTAAAATATAAATTAAATTTACCATTTTTAATAAGGGCAAATATTCGTTCTATTGATTATATTTATAAAGATTTTTCTATAAAGCTGAATGAGTCAGCAATTGTGAATTTACTTATGGGAGAAAACCTTTATATAGATTCCCCAGTTGCACTTAGAGAGCTTATTCAAAATTCTATTGATGCTTGTATTATAAGAGCTAAAGTAGAAAAAGTTGGCTACAGCCCATTGATTAGGATTTCAATTCATAAAGACTCAGATTCTAGAAGCTGGTTAAAAATAATTGATAATGGGATAGGTATGGATGAATATGTACTCTCAAACTACTTTTTTAAAATTGGAAATAGTTATTATAGTTCTAGTGATTTTAAGCGATTTTCATTAAAAAACCAAGTTGATGATTTTGTTTCAATATCTCGTTTCGGTATTGGCTTGTTATCAGTTTTTATGATAGGTGAATTAATTAAAGTTACAACTAAGAACGCATTTTCACTTAGAAATGACTTTAAGGAAAGAACACTGCTGATTGATGGAACTGATTCTTTAGCAGTTGTAACAGAAAAAGAATTTGGAATTCAAGGTACTACAATTGAAGTTCTTTTAAGGAAAGGCCATGACGATGAATCTTATTCTACAAAACTATACGGCTATATTAAAGAGAATGTTATAAGACCTCAAATTCCAATAGAATTATATGATTCTTCAGGTAAAACTACTATTGTATCAGATAATTACATAAGTGTAAATAATAAGATGAATGAAAAATTAAAAAAATTCAATATTGAACTTGTTCAGATTGACCTTAGTAGATTTAGTAATTTATTAAAGGGAAAATGTATTTTTTATTTCTTTATAAACCCAGATGAAACACTTTGTTATTATGACAAATCAGGTAAATTATCTTGGGGTTTATACCCACTAAAAGATACATATCTTTTTGAAAATTTTGCAGGCGGTAGCAGAATTACAGTAAATGGAATAATGATGAGGTTGAAAAAGATTGGAAGCCTATTTAATATGAAGAATCGCCAAACAGCAGTAGTTTTGGATATTGAAGTTTTAGGGGTGAAAGATATCGAATATGATGTATCAAGAGATAGAGTTTTTGGTAAAGGTCTCAGTATAATCAGAAAAGAAATATTTACCTCAATCAAAAATGGCTTACAAGCTTTAGGTGTATTTGACAGACTAGATGAAGAAACGGTTAAACATCTTGAAATTTCAAGCATACGTAAAGTTTCGTCCGAACCGCTTGATTTTGAATTAATGGAAAAGGTAAAGAAGCTTTTACCGTCGGATAGAAAATGGGAAACTGGAATTCATAAAAAAATTGCTGATGAATTACAGATTGGAAATTATAAAGCATCACAAATTATCAATGCAATGATTAAATTAGGGAAAGTTATAAAACCAGAATAATTACCTCCCTAATTGTTTTAGTATGTATATAAAGTAATTC encodes:
- a CDS encoding HD domain-containing protein — encoded protein: MSTIITQTPENYQDTKLYALLLKISSPSDGLVDKVTNFINTVRPLQELIIAGPFKDYTLHNPNHSKKLLHLAGFIIPEETLQKLSSLEISVLIMSFYLHDLGMVVTQIERERIIKSTDFIEFIQTHTEYDEKMERIRKLILDDNGKTSSDTLTYETTLYQLTEAALADFLRPLHATKLRYEELIDTVKKTFGRNDLFEVCGVSFENELIEICVSHNLGANALIETKGIYNERFQRNQLINNLPLNSQFCAAVLRIVDILDFDKERTPKSLFNSLGIQNKLLPGFEISLREWNKHLSIHSIAIYDNEIVISGDSRHPTIEHTIKEFCKIIESEIRETQTIINSNSQEVQLKYKLNLPFLIRANIRSIDYIYKDFSIKLNESAIVNLLMGENLYIDSPVALRELIQNSIDACIIRAKVEKVGYSPLIRISIHKDSDSRSWLKIIDNGIGMDEYVLSNYFFKIGNSYYSSSDFKRFSLKNQVDDFVSISRFGIGLLSVFMIGELIKVTTKNAFSLRNDFKERTLLIDGTDSLAVVTEKEFGIQGTTIEVLLRKGHDDESYSTKLYGYIKENVIRPQIPIELYDSSGKTTIVSDNYISVNNKMNEKLKKFNIELVQIDLSRFSNLLKGKCIFYFFINPDETLCYYDKSGKLSWGLYPLKDTYLFENFAGGSRITVNGIMMRLKKIGSLFNMKNRQTAVVLDIEVLGVKDIEYDVSRDRVFGKGLSIIRKEIFTSIKNGLQALGVFDRLDEETVKHLEISSIRKVSSEPLDFELMEKVKKLLPSDRKWETGIHKKIADELQIGNYKASQIINAMIKLGKVIKPE